The following are from one region of the Salvia hispanica cultivar TCC Black 2014 chromosome 1, UniMelb_Shisp_WGS_1.0, whole genome shotgun sequence genome:
- the LOC125193603 gene encoding uncharacterized protein LOC125193603, protein MPPRSDAQRAIEAQIVRMLEEAIPAIQEEINNEVARYQAGVQAWNEQHVRVPRTRMYIHRDREQAHLRLFTYYFSRYPRWSDQMFCCRFRMQRPLFLRIVYAIEARDSYFMQTTDVVARQSVSTLQKYTSAIRQLTYGTSADMFDEYLHVSKHTRRDCLAKFCRALIEAFKDTYFRKPTTDDPQRLVNMHERGHGFPGILGSIDCMHMQWKNCPTAWRGQYTNGHMGTHPTIVLEAVVDQRLWIWHAYFGVAGRTIPQCVERVSIVQQLCVGRASNV, encoded by the coding sequence ATGCCTCCTCGTTCGGATGCTCAAAGAGCAATCGAAGCTCAAATTGTCAGAATGTTAGAAGAGGCGATACCCGCAATCCAAGAGGAAATCAACAACGAGGTTGCTCGCTACCAAGCTGGTGTTCAAGCGTGGAACGAACAACACGTCCGCGTACCACGGACTCGAATGTATATCCACCGAGACCGTGAACAAGCTCATTTGAGGCTTTTCACATATTATTTCTCTAGATATCCTCGATGGAGTGATCAAATGTTCTGTTGTCGGTTCCGGATGCAAAGGCCTTTATTCCTGCGCATCGTCTACGCAATTGAAGCTCGTGACTCGTATTTCATGCAAACCACCGATGTCGTTGCCCGGCAAAGTGTATCGACTTTGCAGAAATACACATCTGCCATACGTCAACTCACTTACGGAACTAGTGCAGATATGTTCGATGAGTATCTCCATGTAAGCAAGCATACTAGACGAGATTGTCTAGCTAAATTCTGTCGGGCATTAATCGAAGCATTCAAGGATACATACTTCAGAAAGCCAACGACTGACGACCCCCAAAGGTTGGTGAACATGCACGAGCGAGGACATGGCTTCCCGGGGATACTAGGAAGCATTGACTGTATGCACATGcagtggaagaattgtccaaCAGCTTGGAGAGGACAATACACTAACGGGCATATGGGCACGCATCCGACGATAGTGTTAGAGGCCGTTGTCGACCAACGattgtggatctggcatgcctaCTTTGGTGTCGCTGGTCGAACAATACCTCAATGTGTTGAACGAGTCTCCATTGTTCAACAATTGTGTGTCGGGCGAGCGTCGAATGTATAG
- the LOC125193613 gene encoding receptor-like protein 7 — protein sequence MTVSSLLFFLVFFFLVVFLNGQCLDDQKKLLLELKSSSSPLSLMSWNATHDCCEWAGVKCDDSGHVIVLDLFKDDICGRISDSSTLFNLTYLSQRLHHNGQIEDSPIANNSTLLFLDLSSIRIEGHVPNFFFQFRSMIILELSTNFFSAVFELDRIPSLANLSEIILSNNNLSVDTSTASPTSYGYPRIYTFQMSSCNLYDFPDLRNLSLSELDLSNNYIGGDIPSWIWEMELVSLNLSLNLLTDFQKPYHISYSINTIDLHSNRLRCELPLLSEAFEFGYAYLFLANSSLTGAIPTSICIRSRRLLDLSFNNLTGSIP from the exons ATGACAGTTTCTTCACTTCTTTTCttcctcgtcttcttcttcctcgtcGTATTTCTCAACGGCCAATGCCTCGATGATCAAAAGAAGTTGTTACTTGAGCTCAAGAGTTCTTCCTCTCCACTCAGTTTAATGAGTTGGAACGCGACGCATGATTGTTGCGAATGGGCCGGCGTGAAATGCGACGACTCCGGCCACGTCATCGTCCTCGACCTCTTCAAGGACGACATCTGCGGCCGGATCAGCGACTCTTCAACCCTTTTCAACCTCACATACTTGTCGCAACGACTTCACCACAA TGGACAAATCGAAGATTCTCCCATTGCAAACAACTCTACCCTTCTCTTTCTAGATTTGAGTAGTATTAGGATTGAAGGTCATGTTCCTAACTTCTTCTTCCAGTTTCGAAGCATGATAATTCTCGAGCTCTCTACCAACTTCTTTAGTGCCGTTTTTGAACTGGATAGGATTCCAAGTCTTGCAAATCTTTCGGAAATTATTCTTTCTAACAACAACTTGTCTGTCGATACATCCACCGCAAGTCCAACTTCGTATGGATATCCCCGGATATATACATTTCAGATGTCCTCCTGCAATCTGTACGATTTCCCGGATCTTAGAAATCTATCGTTGTCGGAGTTGGACCTCTCAAACAATTATATAGGAGGGGATATTCCTAGCTGGATTTGGGAAATGGAACTTGTGAGCTTGAACCTTTCTCTTAATCTTCTGACAGATTTTCAAAAGCCTTACCATATATCTTATTCTATTAACACAATAGACTTGCACTCTAACCGGTTGCGCTGTGAGCTTCCGTTGCTTTCAGAAGCATTCGAGTTTGGTTATGCTTACTTGTTTCTCGCAAACAGTAGCCTAACCGGAGCAATTCCAACCTCCATCTGCATTCGCTCTCGGAGGCTTCTAGATTTGTCTTTCAATAACTTAACTGGCAGCATACCTTAG
- the LOC125200890 gene encoding pentatricopeptide repeat-containing protein At5g61400, producing the protein MLKLKSFPPKIKPFFNQNPPAAFLSSSATPSLPSESSPPYLANLVASILSSSTTDQALRIFNSASPTINPAKTLKLHSAIVHFLTGKRLYVKARCLIEGLIEILRKTRKPHKVCSSIFTALNQIEHSNCGGNVFGVLINALCQKGLPDEGHWVYRKMGRLPPVQPCNVLLNGILKTGRVELMWEVYHDMVSNGLSPSEVTYGILIDACCDRGDTEKARLLLEEMVQRALKPTVVIYTTLIRGLCAESKMLEAEAAFMRMMECGVAPNLYTYNVLMDGYAKMVCVEKVRKLYYAMLDGGVLPNVVTYSILIYLLSKIGELVAFRSYFVHMVKFNVVPNIYIYNCLMDGLCDAGDLSAAKAMLVEMEKFGISPDVVTYGILMKGYSRTGRVEDAEILFSKMNEAGVVMNSVVYNTLIDGYCKKGSMEKAVGLCSRMMEAGLQPDMVTFCTLINGHCKAGKLEAAMGLYYEMGIKGYKPDVVAYTSLIDGHFKNGYADAALQLHREMIEAGVAPNAFTLSCVVDGLCKDGRINNATSFFLEQTKASMAEADAHCLPTRVTYSILISSLCRNGRVFQASKFFSDMRRRLEPEAVDYAALVEGHFGAKRVFPVMLLQADMLKKGILPNEFMYKILEKGYQETAYLASAQKCRDDF; encoded by the coding sequence ATGTTGAAGTTGAAGTCTTTCCCTCCAAAAATCAAGCCTTTCTTCAACCAGAATCCCCCAGCAGCGTTCCTATCTTCTTCCGCAACTCCGTCTTTACCCTCAGAGTCTTCACCACCGTATCTCGCAAATTTGGTCGCTTCGATTCTCAGTTCCTCTACTACAGACCAGGCGCTGAGGATCTTCAACTCGGCCTCACCAACCATAAACCCGGCCAAGACCCTGAAACTTCATTCCGCCATCGTCCATTTCCTAACCGGGAAGAGATTGTACGTGAAGGCAAGGTGTTTGATAGAAGGCCTCATCGAAATCTTGAGAAAAACTAGGAAACCCCACAAGGTGTGTTCATCGATTTTCACCGCGCTGAATCAGATTGAGCATTCAAATTGCGGCGGCAATGTGTTTGGAGTGTTGATCAACGCTCTGTGCCAGAAGGGTCTCCCCGATGAGGGGCACTGGGTGTACCGGAAGATGGGGAGATTGCCGCCGGTGCAGCCCTGCAACGTGCTTCTCAACGGCATTTTGAAGACGGGCCGTGTTGAGTTGATGTGGGAGGTTTATCACGACATGGTTTCGAATGGTTTATCACCTAGTGAGGTGACTTATGGGATACTGATCGATGCTTGCTGCGATCGAGGAGATACAGAGAAAGCAAGGTTGTTACTTGAAGAGATGGTTCAAAGGGCATTAAAACCGACGGTTGTGATCTACACGACCCTCATACGAGGCTTATGCGCGGAGAGTAAGATGTTGGAAGCTGAGGCTGCTTTTATGAGAATGATGGAGTGTGGCGTGGCTCCTAACCTCTACACATACAATGTATTAATGGATGGATATGCTAAGATGGTATGTGTTGAGAAAGTGAGGAAGTTGTACTATGCAATGTTGGATGGTGGAGTGTTGCCAAATGTTGTTACCTATAGTATTTTGATATACTTGCTTAGCAAGATTGGGGAGCTTGTAGCTTTTAGGAGCTATTTTGTGCATATGGTGAAGTTTAATGTTGTTCccaatatctatatatataactgCTTGATGGATGGTTTGTGTGATGCTGGTGACTTATCTGCTGCTAAGGCTATGCTTGTGGAGATGGAgaaatttggtatttctccGGATGTTGTCACGTATGGCATCCTTATGAAGGGGTATTCTAGAACCGGTAGAGTTGAGGATGCGGAGATTTTGTTCAGTAAGATGAATGAGGCAGGAGTGGTGATGAACTCTGTGGTGTATAATACTCTTATTGATGGATATTGCAAGAAAGGAAGCATGGAGAAGGCTGTGGGGCTCTGTTCACGAATGATGGAAGCGGGCTTACAGCCCGACATGGTTACTTTCTGCACGCTGATAAACGGCCACTGCAAAGCAGGGAAGCTGGAGGCTGCGATGGGGCTATACTATGAAATGGGAATCAAGGGTTACAAGCCTGATGTGGTTGCTTATACTTCTTTGATCGACGGGCATTTCAAGAATGGCTATGCCGATGCAGCTCTTCAGCTGCACAGAGAAATGATAGAGGCTGGCGTTGCACCCAATGCTTTCACACTTAGCTGTGTGGTTGATGGGCTGTGCAAGGATGGAAGGATCAATAATGCAACCAGTTTTTTCTTGGAACAAACCAAAGCTTCTATGGCTGAAGCAGATGCGCATTGTTTGCCTACTAGAGTAACATATTCAATCCTGATCAGCAGTTTGTGCAGAAATGGTCGAGTGTTTCAAGCCAGCAAGTTTTTCTCGGACATGAGGAGAAGATTGGAACCAGAAGCTGTTGATTATGCTGCATTGGTCGAGGGGCATTTTGGAGCTAAGCGTGTGTTTCCGGTGATGCTGCTGCAAGCAGATATGCTGAAGAAGGGCATACTACCGAATGAATTTATGTATAAGATATTGGAGAAGGGATATCAGGAGACTGCATACTTGGCATCGGCTCAAAAGTGTCGCGATGATTTTTAG
- the LOC125200891 gene encoding ribulose-phosphate 3-epimerase, chloroplastic → MASAAVSLGSSALIQGGLTGQKLSLATPTSLTITRRRSRAVVKATARVDKFSKSDIIVSPSILSANFSKLGEQVKAVEVAGCDWIHVDVMDGRFVPNITIGPLVVDALRPVTDLPLDVHLMIVEPEQRVPDFIKAGADIVSVHCELASTIHLHRTVNQIKSLGAKAGVVLNPGTPLSTIEYVLDVVDLVLIMSVNPGFGGQSFIESQVKKISDLRSLCAQKGVNPWIEVDGGVGPKNAYKVIEAGANALVAGSAVFGAPDYAEAIKGIKTSKRPVAVPA, encoded by the exons ATGGCATCAGCAGCTGTTTCTTTGGGTTCGTCAGCTTTGATTCAAGGTGGGCTCACAGGTCAAAAGCTCTCTCTTGCAACCCCCACTTCTCTCACTATTACAAG GAGAAGATCTAGAGCTGTAGTTAAGGCAACTGCTCGAGTTGATAAGTTTTCCAAAAGTGACATCATTGTGTCTCCATCAATTCTTTCTGCTAATTTTTCCAAACTAGGAGAGCAG GTCAAAGCAGTGGAGGTGGCAGGTTGCGATTGGATTCACGTTGATGTGATGGATGGCCGGTTTGTGCCAAACATTACGATCGGCCCCCTCGTAGTTGATGCTCTGCGCCCTGTCACTGATCTCCCATTGGATGTGCATCTG ATGATTGTGGAGCCTGAGCAACGAGTCCCGGACTTCATCAAGGCTGGAGCTGACATAGTTAGCGTTCATTGCGAACTTGCTTCAACCATTCATTTGCATCGTACAGTGAATCAA ATTAAGAGCTTGGGTGCTAAAGCCGGAGTAGTCCTGAACCCTGGAACTCCATTGAGTACCATAGAATATGTTCTTGATG TGGTTGATTTGGTATTGATTATGTCTGTAAATCCCGGGTTTGGTGGGCAAAGCTTCATAGAGAGCCAAGTAAAGAAAATATCAGATTTGAGAAGTTTGTGCGCTCAGAAG GGAGTTAACCCATGGATCGAGGTAGATGGTGGAGTTGGTCCTAAAAATGCTTACAAG GTAATTGAGGCTGGAGCCAATGCATTGGTTGCTGGCTCTGCTGTTTTTGGAGCTCCTGATTATGCTGAAG CTATCAAAGGAATCAAAACCAGCAAAAGGCCTGTAGCAGTTCCAGCATAA